From the Clostridiales bacterium FE2011 genome, one window contains:
- a CDS encoding transglutaminase domain-containing protein has product MSESLRPRLIHALLSLLLSVGLLFPLLGILDPALPSPVLILWIAVIILLFELASLKRVISFAAAGAAFILLLFWLFAMGGMLTVSDAAMAIVLRCNNIRTAIPLVASSVTALLTVLTTLICCFACLRGASFLPSSILCFGMILLIYLSGARELIPWFMPALIALLLILMTERFPETSIPQLIPLVVLLVAAAFLLAGNGAGQNPLRQKADELRQAVLDRLFFTEPRDIFSLSSENYYPEGQDQLGGKPNPSNHPVMKVSTPRTVYLRGVILNEYTGRSWINTTDRRRYLRQSSRLADLRAALFDEALPPLNIRNALCDPVTISVRMLSDDDSNASTQFSSTLFVPQRVRDLIPGGDLVPYFNNSSELFVTRNLQPGDTYTVSAPIFLAGDSGLGTLIEVCSTMEDSAYDKIVQTYTTLPAHLEGVVYSMAREASSVAASPYDKALALRSWLSRSYRYTLDVQPQSPDMDFVTTFLLDTKEGYCTYFASAMTVLCRMIGLPARYVEGYVAEPDANSQALVTGLSAHAWTEVYFKGFGWLTFDATPRHSSSGSQDNANSPSSPDPAPTPEPEPPESSPDENEPTPEPEPPENSDDSSDNPDSSPPSPDPDTDTDSPESPGSFPWLLLLLLLLLAALILRIRLTDPAVRDKRAKSESQRFDIWSGEIADLLYAENLSRRSGETPMAYGRRIDRASHFNVSLNPVGECISWIRYSPAEVTEAETTILRDTAVLLKGDLSRPARLRYLLRRIINKRSQF; this is encoded by the coding sequence ATGAGCGAATCCCTTCGTCCCCGTCTGATCCATGCCCTTCTGTCGCTTCTGCTGTCAGTCGGTCTCCTGTTCCCCCTGCTGGGTATTCTGGATCCGGCTTTACCATCTCCTGTTCTGATCCTCTGGATCGCGGTCATCATCCTGTTGTTTGAACTGGCGTCCCTCAAACGCGTCATCAGTTTTGCCGCGGCCGGAGCTGCCTTTATCCTTTTACTCTTCTGGCTTTTTGCAATGGGCGGAATGCTTACAGTTTCTGACGCAGCGATGGCCATTGTCCTTCGCTGCAACAACATCCGTACGGCAATTCCCCTGGTTGCTTCTTCTGTCACGGCTCTCCTGACAGTGTTAACGACGCTGATCTGCTGTTTTGCCTGCCTGCGCGGCGCGTCTTTCCTTCCGTCGTCAATCCTCTGCTTCGGCATGATACTGTTGATTTACCTTTCCGGAGCCCGTGAACTGATTCCCTGGTTCATGCCTGCGCTGATTGCGCTGCTCCTGATCCTGATGACAGAACGTTTCCCTGAAACGTCGATTCCGCAGCTTATTCCCCTTGTCGTGCTGCTTGTTGCCGCTGCTTTCCTGCTGGCAGGCAATGGTGCCGGACAAAACCCGCTCCGCCAGAAAGCGGATGAACTGCGCCAGGCTGTTCTGGATCGGCTGTTCTTCACCGAACCCCGGGACATTTTCTCCCTTTCTTCTGAGAACTACTATCCTGAAGGACAGGATCAGCTGGGCGGCAAACCGAATCCGTCCAATCATCCTGTCATGAAGGTTTCAACACCCCGCACTGTTTATCTGCGCGGCGTCATCCTGAACGAGTATACCGGTCGCAGCTGGATAAACACGACTGACAGACGCCGTTATCTCCGCCAGTCTTCCAGGCTTGCCGATCTTCGTGCAGCGCTGTTTGATGAAGCCCTTCCGCCGCTGAATATCCGAAATGCCCTGTGTGATCCCGTTACCATTTCCGTACGGATGCTCAGTGATGATGACAGTAATGCTTCCACCCAGTTTTCCTCCACCCTTTTTGTTCCCCAGCGGGTCAGGGACCTGATCCCGGGCGGAGATCTGGTACCGTACTTCAACAACTCTTCTGAACTATTTGTCACCCGGAATCTCCAGCCCGGTGATACTTACACTGTATCCGCGCCCATCTTCCTGGCCGGCGACTCCGGCCTCGGCACCCTGATAGAAGTCTGCTCCACGATGGAGGATAGTGCGTACGATAAAATCGTCCAGACCTATACAACACTTCCTGCTCATCTGGAAGGGGTCGTTTATTCCATGGCTCGTGAAGCCTCCTCTGTTGCTGCTTCACCCTATGATAAGGCGCTGGCGCTTCGTTCCTGGCTTAGCCGCAGTTATCGTTATACGCTGGATGTTCAGCCCCAATCTCCGGATATGGATTTTGTTACTACTTTCCTCCTGGATACCAAGGAAGGCTACTGCACCTACTTTGCTTCCGCCATGACGGTTCTGTGCCGTATGATCGGCCTTCCGGCCCGATATGTGGAAGGATATGTTGCTGAACCCGACGCAAACAGCCAGGCCCTCGTTACGGGTCTTTCCGCCCACGCCTGGACCGAAGTCTATTTTAAAGGTTTCGGCTGGCTTACCTTTGACGCCACGCCCAGGCACAGCAGCAGCGGCAGTCAGGATAACGCCAATTCTCCTTCTTCTCCCGATCCTGCTCCGACGCCCGAACCGGAACCGCCGGAATCTTCCCCGGACGAAAACGAACCGACGCCCGAACCGGAACCGCCGGAAAATTCCGATGATTCCTCCGACAATCCTGATTCTTCACCGCCTTCACCTGACCCCGATACGGATACAGATTCACCTGAATCCCCCGGTTCATTCCCCTGGCTTCTCTTATTGCTCCTGCTGCTTCTGGCTGCTCTGATCCTCAGGATCCGTCTGACAGACCCTGCCGTTCGTGACAAGCGCGCCAAATCAGAATCCCAGCGTTTTGACATCTGGTCCGGTGAAATTGCAGATCTGTTATATGCAGAAAACCTTTCCCGCCGTTCCGGTGAAACGCCCATGGCCTATGGCCGTCGGATTGACCGTGCCTCCCATTTCAATGTTTCCCTGAATCCTGTGGGAGAATGCATTTCCTGGATTCGTTATTCCCCTGCCGAAGTAACTGAAGCTGAGACCACCATTCTCCGGGATACCGCCGTTCTCCTGAAGGGCGACCTTTCCCGTCCTGCCCGTCTCCGCTATCTCCTTCGCAGAATAATCAATAAACGCTCACAGTTCTAA
- a CDS encoding MBL fold metallo-hydrolase: protein MLIQHIGHAEFLIVTESGVRIVTDPYDASCGYPLHKTAADIALVSHHHHDHDAVENLKGEPRVIDKAGQYTPEPDVKVTALKGFHDDEQGSKRGETLLFLIEAEGLRVVHLGDLGCPLDEAQLEQLKNPDVLMIPVGGFYTIDADQAKQIADQLNARLILPMHYKTEYNQEWPISGPEAFLELYDTKEICQGAEAVRVTKEDMECQARVMLFSVMR, encoded by the coding sequence ATGCTGATTCAGCACATCGGACACGCGGAATTTCTGATTGTTACGGAAAGCGGCGTCAGGATTGTGACCGATCCGTATGACGCATCCTGTGGTTATCCGCTTCATAAAACAGCGGCGGATATCGCGCTTGTTTCCCATCACCATCATGATCATGACGCTGTGGAGAACCTGAAAGGGGAACCGAGGGTCATCGACAAGGCCGGACAATACACGCCGGAACCTGACGTGAAGGTGACGGCCCTGAAGGGATTTCATGATGATGAGCAGGGAAGCAAACGGGGTGAAACCCTGCTGTTCCTGATTGAGGCAGAAGGACTGCGGGTCGTGCATCTTGGCGACCTGGGATGCCCGCTGGATGAGGCACAGCTGGAGCAACTGAAGAACCCGGACGTGCTTATGATCCCTGTAGGCGGCTTTTATACCATTGACGCTGACCAGGCAAAGCAGATTGCAGATCAGCTGAACGCACGCCTGATCCTGCCGATGCATTACAAGACGGAATACAACCAGGAATGGCCGATCAGCGGACCGGAAGCATTTCTGGAACTCTATGATACAAAAGAGATCTGCCAGGGCGCTGAAGCAGTCCGGGTGACAAAAGAAGATATGGAATGCCAGGCAAGGGTAATGCTGTTCAGCGTGATGCGGTGA